AATACGGGTTGCACCCTCTCCTCGACCTCGACACGCTCCCATAGCTCCATCGGCGCGTAGTAGGGTGCTATGCTCGTGGAGTAAATGGGCTCCTCCCTGTCCGGGAGGTAGTCGAGCATCCACGGGTAGAGTCTGGTGTCCCTCCTGGCTAGCTTAGCCGCGGCTGATTCGCCCGGCACCTCCTCCACGTTGAAGGGGACGCTGGTCTCGATGCTCCAGCGTCTGGTCTCGGCTACGACCCTCTCCACGAACTTCTTCATCCACTCTGCGGCGCGTAGCCAGTCGCGCCTAGAGCCCTCCGTCCACAGCCTCGGGTCGCCCTCGATTATCGCGGCTGCCTCGGGCAGCCCGAGTATACCCACGGTGAGGAAGTATGGGCTCCCGGTTAGCTTGAACACCTCGGGTATGTACTCGAGCGGCATCTGGTAGAAGCTCGGGTGCTCCCTGGCTAGCCTCGCGTACCTCTCAGCGAACCATAGTAGCCCTTCCCTCACTATACCCAGGACCATGTCCAGAAGCTCCTCTAGCCTCTCGTCGTCACGGTCGGCTTCAACCACAAGCCTCGGCACGTTAAGGGTGACGACAGCCTTGGAGCCGGTTACGTCTGGCAGCGCCCAGACGCCACCCATCCTCTGCTTCTCAAGGTTGCGGATGTACTCCTCCCTAGCCTCCTCGAGCTCCCTCCTAAGGTTGCGTATCCTGAAGCTCTTCGGGCCTGCTCTCAGCGCGACCCTCAGCTCGTTCATGTCAATGTTTATCCTGCAGCACATCGCGAAGCTCGCATCGGGGTCTACTACTCGCGTGTTGAGCCAGTAGCCGGTCCCCTTCCTGGCAGCTGCTGTAAACACAGCCTCGAATAGCTCCGGGTCCTCGAAGAGGAGCTTGGATGTCGTCATGTACGTTGGTATGGGGAACGTGAAGGGCCTCCCCGCCGCGTCGCCCCCAGCGTGTATCTCTGCAAGCGCCCTTGTGAAGAGCACCGCCTCGTCCAGGTACTCGCCCAGCTTGCCAACCTCGACGCCCCCGTGTATAGCCGGGTCGCGCTCCAGCTTCTTGCGAGACGCGTCAAGGACGACAGTGAAGTTGGTGAATGGTGTCTGCATCCCAGCCCTGCTCGGGAAGTTCAAGTTGTAGATTAGGCGCTGGACGCCCTGCTTCACAGCACTGTAGTCGAGCCCATCGCGCCTTATGAACGGACCCGCGTATAGCTCAACGGCGCCGAAGGCCTGCGCCCCGGAGAAGTAGTGCTGCATCGCAACAAGATAGTTAGCCACGTGGTCCACGTACGTGTCGAAGTGCCGGGCAGGCCTAGCGGTGATAGTCGGCGTCTCTAGCCCCTTGCGCAGCAGCCTCTCAACGCTATGACCGCTACAGTAGGGCACGAAGAGCGCGTAGGGCAGCTTGTGTATGTAGATGAGGCCCGTCTCGTGTAGCTTGTAGAGCCTTGCTGGCAGAGCATCTGCTATGAGAGGCTCAAGTGCCTTCTCGGCGACGTGCGTCAGTAGCCCCGTCGGCCCGGGGTACCGGTTAGCATTCTCGAGGACATCCAGGCTGCTCCTCTCAAGGTACTCTGCAACTACTCTGCTACTCCTGGCCACTCTACTAGCACCCAGAGGGTAGGAGGGCGTATTACGATACTAGGGGAGACGCGGGGGTACGGGAGCCAACCAGTATCCCCCTGGTGACACCCAGGCGGGTCAAGGAGCCGGAGTGGGTACCCCCGTCGCGCCTGGCACCGTTGTGCTGAAGCCCAGACCCGGTTAGGGAGAAAAGAGGTGCACAGGGTTAAAAACAGTGTAGTGTCCCTTTTCTCTCGACGCTACCTCCTCTTGATAGCAACGGCCACCAGGGCTGCGACTACTGCAGCCACAACAGCAGCGAGTATAGCCGTGTTCATTATTCCGCCTTCCTCCGCAGCGCTTGTGATGCCCTCCGTCTCGCCCACAGTGCCCGTGGTACTCTCCATATGCTTCTCCTCGTGAGTCTCTGTGTGTATCTCTTTCTCTACCTCGGTGTGTATCTCTGTGTGGCTCGCGTGTGTCGTAGTGTGCATCTCGGTTTCGGTTTCACTCTCGATCTCGACCTCTGTCTCGCTCTCTGTCACTGTCGTCTTCTTGGTGCTCGTAGTCGATGTTGTCTCGGTTGTGGTCGTGGTAGTGGTGGTTGTTGTAGTGCTTACAGTTGTGGTCGTGGTTGTCGTTGTTGTGGTCTCAGTGGTTGTCGTCTCGGTCTCCTCTGACGGCGCTACAACCGCGAATATCGTGAAGTGCGTCGTGTTGACTTCTACGACGCCATTCTGGGCGTCGATCACGCGGGTTGGCAGCGGGTGCCAGCCGGTACCATCATTGTACATCACGATGGCGTTCGGTGGTATCGGGTGACCTAGGCGTAGGCGTAGCGTTACCGTCTCGCGGAACTGGTGCCTTGGCTCCAGCTTGACCGCAGCCATTACACGGTAGCCCTTCGGGGGCGTTGTGACGTTGACACCCTCAGCGGTGATGTAGTGTGGCGAGACTGCACCCGCGTTTATCGTGAGGTTGAGTTCCTGGCCGGCTGCTAGCATTAGGGATAGCCTCACCCTAGCCCTAATCCTGCCATGCTCGTCCTCGAGTGCAACGAGGCTAACATAGACTGGCGGCATCCTGGATATGTTGACGTCGGGCGCCTCTACAACAAGGCTCGTAGTGTTCGGTAAGAGTGCTAGCATGAGGCGCGTCCTTACCCTCAGCAGCTCGAGCGCCCTAACCCTGACCCTCACGCACTCGCCCTCGACGCTTACAGTGGCGTTAGGCGCGTCGAGCACGCGTACCCTGGTCTCGCCCCACACTGGCGCCGCACCAACCACAACATCGTCCACTATCTTCACGGCGACGCCGTGCACAGCGAGCACATGCACTGGTGGCGCGTAGGCTAGCGTTACTC
The Pyrolobus fumarii 1A DNA segment above includes these coding regions:
- a CDS encoding anaerobic ribonucleoside triphosphate reductase, whose protein sequence is MARSSRVVAEYLERSSLDVLENANRYPGPTGLLTHVAEKALEPLIADALPARLYKLHETGLIYIHKLPYALFVPYCSGHSVERLLRKGLETPTITARPARHFDTYVDHVANYLVAMQHYFSGAQAFGAVELYAGPFIRRDGLDYSAVKQGVQRLIYNLNFPSRAGMQTPFTNFTVVLDASRKKLERDPAIHGGVEVGKLGEYLDEAVLFTRALAEIHAGGDAAGRPFTFPIPTYMTTSKLLFEDPELFEAVFTAAARKGTGYWLNTRVVDPDASFAMCCRINIDMNELRVALRAGPKSFRIRNLRRELEEAREEYIRNLEKQRMGGVWALPDVTGSKAVVTLNVPRLVVEADRDDERLEELLDMVLGIVREGLLWFAERYARLAREHPSFYQMPLEYIPEVFKLTGSPYFLTVGILGLPEAAAIIEGDPRLWTEGSRRDWLRAAEWMKKFVERVVAETRRWSIETSVPFNVEEVPGESAAAKLARRDTRLYPWMLDYLPDREEPIYSTSIAPYYAPMELWERVEVEERVQPVFTGGVMMHIFLGEEPDPEALASLTRRLTANTNLVYWSYTPAISVCPRCGWSGVGIHTACPRCGAQTEIWSRIIGYYRPVNKTWSLPRRREFAHRWHYTSTGGYKPHDTGFKP